One window of the Salvia miltiorrhiza cultivar Shanhuang (shh) chromosome 6, IMPLAD_Smil_shh, whole genome shotgun sequence genome contains the following:
- the LOC130988623 gene encoding uncharacterized protein LOC130988623: MSFMYFSLDLYFNMRRAIKMFNKNIGKRGRQSHVWEVIKCHQQPHGSLQCGFYVMRYMKDIIENYGCDRPKPISSLFAEGFYSEEKNNEVREECAKCVYRFVDKNDDEDSS; the protein is encoded by the exons ATGTCATTTATGTATTTTAgtttagatttatattttaatatgcGTAGAGCTATAAAAATGTTCAATAAGAACataggaaaaagaggaagacaAAGTCATGTGTGGGAAGTGATAAAG TGTCATCAACAACCTCACGGGTCATTACAATGTGGATTCTATGTAATGCGTTACATGAAAGacattattgaaaattatggatGTGACCGCCCCAAACCAATATCTTCATTG tttgctGAAGGATTTTACTCTGAAGAAAAAAACAATGAAGTTCGGGAAGAGTGTGCTAAGTGTGTATATCGTTTTGTTGATAAGAATGATGATGAAG ATTCAAGCTAG